GAGTTTCAGAAGAATCAGAAACTAATACATCAGAGTATTAAACTATTTAGCTCTCGTTCTGTATCTTCTAAACTATTGGCCTTTCCCATATTCTGTGTAAGTGTTGCTATAAGCTAAATAACAGTTACACAGTTTTTAGGAAAGGATCCTTGAAGCACACTACAATTGTAGCCCACAGCCAAAGACTCCAGTCCTCACTAGGGAACCGAACTTAATAATTCGCAAACTTATCCTCTTGCTCATAACAGACCTTCAACCCAATCTGTACGGCCTCATTAAGATCAGCCCCTTCTTTGACATTATAAGGCACGTTTGAAGCCATACCACCTAGCTTCACGCCATCCACAGCTGATTTATTAAGAGGTGTACCAACATAAGATTCATCAGTGTATCCCTTAGGGTTAAAGTACACCTCACGACCAAAAGCAAGATTTGAGGCACACCCAATCTCACCCTCAGGCACCGTAAACGGATAAGGAGTCGTGTAACTTTCACTCCATGTCTGCTCATTCACTACGATATAGCCTGAACCGTACATCTCATCTTTATTACCTGAACTGCACCCTATAATCGCGATAGACGCGATAGACGCGATCGCAATTAACCACCTGGACATATTGATTCGCATGGTACACCGTCCTTATCACGATCTAGCTTAGTATTTCCGCATTTAAGTGCTAGTTTGGCTTGCTCACAGCTGACCATTTGCGTACAGACACGAGGCAAGCCTTTGCATTGTGAACCACCAGCACCTTTAGCAAACAACGGATGATCTACCTCAACATCGCTATAAAATGGATTGTCAGTGACTGTGACTACTGCATGAGATGACAGGGCAAAGACAGATAACATCATGCCTAAAATAGCTTTCTTCATAACCAAACTCTTTTTAATACTCAGAATAAGAGAAAATTTTTTCTATAAATGGTGATGATACCTTATATTTGTTCAATAAAACGAATGCCATACAGCTAAACCTCTAATTTACATATCAAATTATTTATGATTTGCCTCATAGGTAGGTTAGTGCGATAGTTGTTCACTGAACGTTCTGAACAGTCTTATTGTACAGACACTAAAAACGTACTTGAACACTAGGTGAACAATGATAATATCAGTGACGAAAGCGGCAAAAGAATGGGGCGTATCAAGAACGACGATCTATCAGAAAGTCAATGATGGTGAGCTTTCTAGAACTGCAGACAAGAAAATTGATACTTCGGAAATGCTTCGGGTATTTGGAGAACCTTTGTCCAAAAAACGTACTGAACAATCGCTGAA
Above is a window of Psychrobacter immobilis DNA encoding:
- a CDS encoding excalibur calcium-binding domain-containing protein, which produces MKKAILGMMLSVFALSSHAVVTVTDNPFYSDVEVDHPLFAKGAGGSQCKGLPRVCTQMVSCEQAKLALKCGNTKLDRDKDGVPCESICPGG